The proteins below are encoded in one region of Bifidobacterium catenulatum DSM 16992 = JCM 1194 = LMG 11043:
- a CDS encoding M13 family metallopeptidase, translating to MSTTLNSGIDPASFSAVTGPAQDLFRYVNGPWIDMYRLPDDRSRYGSFDKLAEDAENQIREILEDDDCPAKKSHALYASFLDVDAINASGLAAIERQLEAIDAAASKTELTRALGAMNPAGGPDLIGIAVYGDPGAPETNIIHVEQAGLGLPDEAYYREDHYAPIREAYVDMVAKQLKNAKLAADSEQAEADAKRFLDVETRIAANHWDNVATRDSVKTYNPTDYAELSGMLADYDLDTWIESWQSAYDQTSAAQVQPLDFRGIFNRVVVHEPSFLTGLNAFWKTADLDDLKLWARVHVIIGSTLELPHEFDETNFEFYGKTLSGQKQQRVRWKRGVSLVNGICGEDVGREYVKRHFPESSKQRMEQLVGNLIDAYRMSISSSAWLGEETKQKALEKLSKFVPKIGYTNHWRDYSALDVREDAGFAENMRAANLYETGYQLSKVGKSVDKDEWLMNPQTVNAYYEPTMNVIVFPAAILQPPFFDPNAEDAANYGGIGAVIGHEIGHGFDDQGAQYDGDGKLNDWWTEEDKANFEQLTQKLIDQYNAFVPTQLSEKYADDPAQAPHVNGALTIGENIGDLSGVNIALKAYAFALDEAAGREKNGSMDAVEASLAEAPQIDGFTGLQRFFLSYASIWRTKNRDELAEQYLQIDPHSPAECRTNGIARNVDLFYKAFDVKPEDGMWLDPDQRVRIW from the coding sequence ATGAGTACCACTTTGAATTCGGGCATCGATCCGGCATCGTTCTCCGCCGTGACCGGCCCTGCGCAAGATCTGTTCCGCTATGTCAATGGCCCGTGGATCGACATGTATCGTCTTCCTGACGACCGTTCCCGTTATGGTTCGTTCGACAAGCTCGCCGAAGACGCCGAAAACCAGATTCGCGAGATTCTTGAAGACGATGACTGCCCTGCCAAGAAGTCCCACGCCCTGTATGCAAGCTTCCTTGACGTTGATGCCATCAACGCTTCCGGGCTCGCCGCCATTGAACGCCAGCTTGAGGCCATTGATGCCGCTGCCAGCAAAACCGAGCTCACTCGCGCTTTGGGCGCGATGAATCCGGCTGGCGGCCCTGACTTGATTGGCATTGCCGTATATGGCGATCCCGGTGCTCCCGAAACCAACATCATCCATGTTGAGCAGGCCGGTTTGGGACTGCCCGATGAGGCGTATTACCGTGAAGACCATTATGCGCCGATTCGCGAAGCGTACGTCGATATGGTGGCCAAGCAGCTTAAGAACGCGAAGCTTGCCGCCGATAGCGAGCAGGCCGAAGCCGACGCCAAACGTTTCCTCGATGTTGAGACGCGTATCGCCGCGAACCATTGGGACAATGTAGCCACCCGTGATTCGGTGAAGACCTATAATCCCACTGATTATGCGGAATTGAGCGGCATGCTTGCCGATTATGATCTCGACACATGGATTGAATCATGGCAGTCCGCATATGATCAGACTTCCGCAGCACAGGTGCAACCGCTTGATTTCCGCGGTATTTTCAACCGTGTGGTAGTGCATGAGCCGAGCTTTCTCACCGGTCTTAACGCGTTCTGGAAGACCGCGGATCTTGATGATCTCAAGCTGTGGGCTCGCGTGCATGTGATCATCGGATCCACATTGGAACTGCCGCACGAATTCGATGAGACGAATTTCGAGTTCTATGGCAAGACGTTGTCTGGCCAGAAGCAGCAGCGTGTGCGCTGGAAGCGCGGCGTTTCGCTGGTCAACGGCATTTGCGGCGAGGATGTGGGCCGCGAATATGTGAAGAGGCACTTCCCCGAGTCGTCGAAGCAGCGCATGGAACAGCTGGTCGGCAACCTGATCGACGCCTACCGCATGTCCATCTCCAGTTCTGCCTGGCTTGGCGAGGAAACCAAGCAGAAGGCGTTGGAGAAGCTTTCCAAGTTCGTACCGAAGATCGGTTACACGAACCATTGGCGTGACTATTCCGCACTTGACGTGCGTGAGGATGCCGGTTTCGCCGAGAACATGCGTGCCGCCAACCTGTATGAGACCGGCTACCAGTTGTCCAAGGTCGGCAAGAGCGTCGACAAGGACGAATGGCTGATGAACCCGCAGACGGTGAACGCCTACTATGAGCCGACCATGAACGTGATCGTATTCCCGGCCGCCATTCTGCAACCGCCGTTCTTCGATCCAAATGCCGAAGACGCCGCGAATTACGGTGGTATCGGCGCGGTGATCGGTCATGAGATCGGCCACGGTTTCGACGATCAGGGTGCCCAGTATGATGGCGACGGCAAGCTCAACGATTGGTGGACCGAAGAAGACAAAGCCAATTTCGAACAGCTCACGCAGAAGCTCATCGACCAGTACAACGCATTCGTACCGACCCAGCTCTCTGAAAAGTACGCCGACGATCCCGCCCAAGCTCCGCATGTGAACGGCGCGCTGACCATCGGCGAGAACATCGGCGACTTAAGTGGTGTGAACATCGCGCTCAAGGCGTACGCGTTCGCTCTTGACGAGGCAGCCGGCCGTGAGAAGAACGGATCCATGGACGCAGTTGAGGCTTCGCTGGCTGAAGCGCCGCAAATCGACGGTTTCACCGGATTGCAGCGTTTCTTCCTCAGCTATGCATCCATCTGGCGCACCAAGAATCGTGACGAGCTGGCGGAGCAGTATCTGCAGATCGACCCGCATTCCCCCGCTGAATGCCGCACGAACGGCATCGCACGCAACGTTGACCTGTTCTACAAGGCGTTCGATGTGAAGCCTGAGGATGGTATGTGGCTTGATCCCGATCAGCGCGTGCGCATCTGGTAA
- the map gene encoding type I methionyl aminopeptidase — protein MIELKTPKEIEEMKPAGRFVGGILRDLKEFTKVGTNLLEIDEFVHKRIVDRKGAESCYVDYAPDFGTGPFAHYICVSVNDAVLHGVPFDYNLKDGDLVSLDLAINVDGWVADSAISFVVGEHKDPEDLRLIKCTEEALEAGIAAAQPGNRLGDVSAAIGDVAREYGYPINLEFGGHGVGRIMHGDPHVPNDGRAHHGYKLRSGLVIAIEPWFLKTTDEIYQDPKDGWTLKSSDGSRGAHSEHTIAITDNGPVILTVRDK, from the coding sequence ATGATTGAACTGAAAACACCGAAAGAGATTGAAGAGATGAAGCCGGCCGGCCGTTTCGTCGGCGGTATTCTACGTGATCTCAAGGAATTCACCAAAGTTGGTACCAATCTGCTGGAAATCGACGAATTCGTGCACAAGCGCATCGTCGATCGCAAGGGAGCCGAATCCTGCTATGTCGACTACGCTCCGGATTTTGGTACCGGCCCGTTCGCACACTACATTTGCGTTTCCGTGAACGATGCGGTGCTGCATGGCGTTCCGTTCGACTACAACCTGAAAGACGGCGATCTGGTCAGCCTCGATTTGGCGATCAACGTCGACGGTTGGGTTGCCGATTCCGCCATCAGTTTTGTGGTCGGCGAACATAAGGATCCTGAGGATTTGCGACTGATCAAGTGCACCGAAGAGGCTTTGGAAGCCGGTATCGCCGCTGCACAGCCGGGCAACCGTTTGGGTGATGTTTCCGCGGCCATCGGCGATGTGGCTCGCGAATACGGTTATCCGATCAACCTTGAATTCGGCGGCCACGGAGTCGGCCGTATCATGCACGGCGATCCGCATGTGCCGAACGACGGCCGCGCCCACCACGGCTACAAGCTGCGTTCGGGCCTGGTCATCGCCATCGAACCGTGGTTCCTCAAGACCACCGACGAGATCTACCAGGATCCGAAGGACGGTTGGACACTGAAGAGTTCCGACGGTTCCCGTGGCGCGCACAGCGAGCACACCATCGCCATCACCGATAATGGCCCGGTGATCCTCACCGTTCGCGACAAGTGA
- a CDS encoding citrate synthase: MATANLSVESKNFTLPVVEATAGADGIVVSTLRNDGWVTLDPGFLTTAQCESKITYIDGKNSILRYRGYPIEQLCEQSDFLEVAWLLRHGELPNQEQYDRFISDINHRTMVGEDFRTFMGSFPRTAHPMSVMASAVNALATFYPDTTDINDSDQLDEAATIIMAKARTIVSYIFRRRRDEPMLYPDYSRGYVDDFLRMCFAVPYEPFDSDPLYVHALGRLLIIHADHEQNCSTSVVRIAGSAHANLYSAVAAGINALSGPLHGGANEAVLRQLKAIRDSGKTVKEFVEDAKTSGQRISGLGHRVYKSYDPRAAIAKTYLQKIMERADTLKLPADERALFDVATELEKIALNDEYFVSRHLYPNVDFYTGLIYRAIGFDPSMFTTLFALGRIPGWIAQYREMLADPNTKIGRPRQVYTGYTERDYVPIDRR, translated from the coding sequence ATGGCCACAGCCAATCTGAGTGTGGAATCCAAAAACTTCACCCTGCCGGTGGTCGAAGCCACGGCAGGCGCGGACGGCATCGTGGTATCCACGCTGCGTAATGATGGCTGGGTCACGCTTGACCCCGGATTTCTGACGACCGCGCAATGCGAATCGAAAATCACCTACATCGACGGCAAGAACTCGATTCTGCGCTACCGCGGATACCCGATCGAGCAGCTGTGCGAGCAATCTGATTTCCTTGAGGTCGCATGGCTGTTGCGCCACGGCGAACTGCCGAATCAGGAGCAGTACGACCGTTTCATCTCCGACATCAACCATCGTACGATGGTGGGGGAGGATTTCCGCACTTTCATGGGCTCCTTCCCGCGTACTGCGCATCCGATGAGCGTGATGGCGTCCGCGGTCAACGCGCTCGCCACCTTCTACCCGGATACCACGGATATCAACGATTCCGACCAGCTTGACGAAGCCGCGACCATTATCATGGCGAAGGCGCGAACCATCGTCAGCTACATTTTCCGCCGTCGCCGCGATGAGCCGATGCTGTATCCGGATTATTCGCGCGGTTACGTGGACGATTTTCTGCGCATGTGCTTCGCGGTGCCGTACGAGCCGTTCGATTCCGATCCGCTGTACGTGCACGCGCTCGGCCGACTGCTGATTATCCATGCCGATCATGAGCAGAATTGCTCCACGTCCGTGGTGCGTATCGCCGGTTCCGCTCACGCCAACCTGTATTCCGCGGTCGCCGCAGGCATCAACGCGCTTTCGGGCCCGCTGCACGGCGGCGCGAATGAGGCGGTGTTGCGCCAGCTCAAAGCCATTCGCGATTCAGGCAAAACCGTCAAGGAATTCGTGGAAGACGCCAAAACCAGTGGTCAGCGCATTTCCGGACTTGGCCACCGCGTGTACAAATCGTATGATCCTCGTGCGGCGATCGCCAAGACGTATCTGCAGAAGATCATGGAACGCGCGGATACGTTGAAACTGCCGGCCGATGAGCGTGCATTGTTCGACGTCGCCACGGAATTGGAGAAGATCGCGTTGAATGACGAGTATTTCGTGTCTCGTCACTTGTATCCGAATGTCGACTTCTACACGGGATTGATCTACCGTGCGATCGGTTTCGATCCGTCGATGTTCACCACATTGTTCGCATTGGGGCGCATTCCCGGTTGGATTGCGCAATATCGTGAGATGCTTGCCGATCCAAACACCAAGATCGGTCGCCCACGTCAGGTGTACACCGGTTACACCGAACGCGATTACGTGCCAATCGACCGTCGATAG
- the dapD gene encoding 2,3,4,5-tetrahydropyridine-2,6-dicarboxylate N-succinyltransferase, producing MTDQRTAWGWGLASVDAAGNTLDVWYPELKLGEAPKEVARPNHNFGNLAHEGVDVRGVRRIPVFTVSKLDEPIEDAADAYLRLHLLSMRLAKPNTLNLDGIFAALNNVVWTNYGPFAVEDFALRKLDVMAAANQNAPGLPKVDVNVLSIDKFPRMVDYVVPTGVRIGDADRVRLGAHLSEGTTVMHAGFVNFNAGTLGVSMVEGRVSQGVVVGNGSDIGGGASIMGTLSGGGKLKNSIGEHSLLGANAGIGISLGDNCVVEAGLYVTAGTKVTIYDKAKVAAGEPLETVKGADLSGKDNILFIRNSVSGRIEARYRKTGIELNEKLHKN from the coding sequence ATGACCGATCAACGCACTGCGTGGGGTTGGGGTCTGGCCAGCGTGGACGCGGCCGGCAATACTTTGGATGTTTGGTATCCGGAATTGAAGCTTGGCGAGGCGCCGAAGGAAGTGGCCCGCCCGAACCATAATTTCGGCAACCTTGCCCATGAGGGAGTGGACGTGCGTGGTGTGCGCCGCATTCCGGTGTTCACCGTGTCGAAGCTTGACGAGCCGATCGAAGATGCCGCCGACGCCTACCTGCGTCTGCACTTGCTGAGCATGCGTCTGGCCAAGCCAAACACACTGAACCTGGATGGCATTTTCGCGGCCCTCAACAATGTGGTGTGGACCAACTATGGTCCTTTCGCGGTCGAGGATTTCGCGCTGCGCAAGCTCGATGTGATGGCCGCCGCCAACCAGAACGCTCCGGGCCTGCCGAAGGTCGACGTGAACGTGTTGTCGATCGACAAGTTCCCGCGCATGGTCGACTATGTGGTGCCGACCGGCGTACGTATCGGCGACGCCGACCGCGTGCGTTTGGGCGCCCACCTTTCCGAAGGCACCACTGTCATGCATGCCGGCTTCGTGAACTTCAACGCCGGCACGCTCGGCGTTTCCATGGTGGAAGGCCGAGTCTCCCAAGGTGTTGTGGTCGGCAATGGTTCCGACATCGGCGGCGGTGCATCCATCATGGGCACCCTGTCCGGCGGCGGCAAGCTCAAGAACTCCATCGGCGAGCATTCGCTGCTCGGCGCGAACGCGGGCATTGGCATCTCCCTCGGCGACAACTGCGTGGTTGAAGCCGGCCTGTATGTGACCGCCGGCACCAAGGTGACCATCTACGACAAGGCCAAGGTTGCAGCGGGAGAACCGCTCGAAACCGTCAAGGGCGCCGACCTTTCCGGCAAAGACAACATTCTGTTCATCCGCAACTCGGTGTCCGGACGTATCGAAGCGCGCTATCGCAAGACCGGTATCGAACTGAACGAAAAACTGCACAAGAACTAA
- the rlmH gene encoding 23S rRNA (pseudouridine(1915)-N(3))-methyltransferase RlmH gives MKISLITVGKVKEKYLRDAIAEYSKRLSRYCRLDIVEVADEKTPEHASEGVERQIKAKEGERIAKHIRDDAFVIALAIEGQQLTSEELARKIDGLGLHGTSHIQLIIGGSLGLDPTIVKRADYLLSFSKMTFPHQLMRVILLEQIYRAYKINAGEPYHK, from the coding sequence ATGAAAATCTCCCTTATCACCGTCGGCAAAGTCAAGGAAAAATATCTGCGCGACGCCATCGCCGAATATTCGAAACGACTCAGCCGATACTGCAGGCTTGACATCGTCGAAGTAGCCGACGAGAAAACACCCGAGCATGCCAGTGAGGGAGTTGAACGGCAAATCAAAGCCAAGGAAGGCGAACGCATCGCCAAACATATACGTGACGATGCGTTCGTCATCGCGCTCGCCATCGAAGGCCAGCAGCTGACCAGCGAGGAACTTGCGCGGAAAATCGACGGTCTCGGGCTGCACGGCACAAGCCATATCCAGCTCATCATCGGCGGCTCTCTCGGGCTCGATCCAACGATTGTGAAACGGGCCGACTACCTGCTGAGCTTCTCCAAAATGACGTTCCCGCATCAGTTAATGCGCGTTATTTTGTTGGAACAGATTTATCGTGCGTACAAAATCAATGCCGGAGAGCCCTACCATAAATGA
- the prfB gene encoding peptide chain release factor 2 — MAEFDFSQAIGEARAKYESISKALDVDRLTAQAKDLEVQAAEPGLWDDPENAQKVTSKLSAVQSQLKRLSSASQRIDDVETLVELGQEEDDADTLAEARSEVESIQNDLADMEIQTLLDGEYDERSAVVTIRSGAGGVDAADFAQMLLRMYLRWAERNGYKAKVMDTSYAEEAGIKSATFQVDAPYAYGRMSVEGGTHRLVRISPFDNQGRRQTSFAAVEVVPLVEATDHIDVPDSEIRVDTYCSSGPGGQGVNTTYSAVRITHIPTGIVVTMQDERSQIQNRAAAMAVLQSRLLVLRHEEEAKKKKELAGDIKASWGDQMRSYVLHPYQMVKDLRTGYETSQTQAVFDGDIDAFIEAGIRWRHEQRRKAEEEAEA, encoded by the coding sequence ATGGCAGAATTTGATTTTTCCCAGGCAATCGGCGAAGCGCGCGCCAAATACGAATCGATTTCCAAGGCGCTGGACGTCGACCGACTGACCGCACAGGCCAAGGATCTTGAAGTGCAGGCGGCCGAACCGGGACTGTGGGATGACCCCGAAAACGCGCAGAAGGTGACCAGCAAGCTTTCCGCAGTACAGTCCCAGCTGAAGCGTCTCTCCTCCGCAAGCCAGCGTATCGACGATGTCGAAACGCTCGTGGAATTGGGGCAGGAAGAAGACGACGCCGACACGTTGGCGGAAGCGCGGTCCGAAGTCGAAAGCATTCAGAACGATCTGGCGGACATGGAAATCCAGACCCTGCTTGACGGCGAATACGACGAACGTTCCGCAGTGGTGACCATTCGCTCCGGTGCCGGCGGCGTGGATGCGGCCGACTTCGCGCAGATGCTGTTGCGCATGTACCTGCGTTGGGCGGAACGCAACGGCTACAAGGCCAAGGTCATGGACACCTCCTATGCGGAAGAGGCGGGCATCAAGTCCGCCACCTTCCAGGTGGATGCCCCCTATGCGTATGGTCGCATGAGCGTGGAGGGCGGCACCCACCGTCTGGTACGCATCTCCCCGTTCGACAACCAGGGCCGCCGTCAGACCAGCTTCGCGGCTGTGGAAGTGGTGCCGCTCGTCGAAGCGACCGATCATATCGACGTGCCTGATTCCGAAATCCGTGTTGATACCTACTGCTCTTCCGGTCCTGGCGGGCAGGGCGTGAACACCACGTATTCCGCGGTACGCATCACCCACATTCCGACCGGTATCGTGGTGACCATGCAGGATGAGCGTTCGCAGATTCAGAATCGTGCCGCGGCTATGGCCGTGCTGCAGTCCCGACTGCTGGTGCTGCGCCACGAAGAGGAAGCCAAGAAAAAGAAGGAACTCGCCGGCGATATCAAGGCCAGCTGGGGTGATCAGATGCGCTCCTACGTACTGCATCCGTATCAGATGGTTAAGGATCTGCGCACTGGCTATGAGACCTCGCAGACCCAAGCCGTGTTCGACGGTGATATCGACGCGTTCATCGAAGCTGGTATCCGCTGGCGTCATGAACAGCGTCGTAAGGCGGAGGAAGAAGCGGAAGCCTAA
- the ftsE gene encoding cell division ATP-binding protein FtsE has protein sequence MALISLEHVSKVYPKGTRPALDDINLDINRGDFVFLVGASGSGKTTLLSLLLREEEATDGEIRVAGNDLRRLSARQVPHYRRSIGFIFQDYKLLNNKTVWENVAFALEVIGTSRSTIKSLVPKVLQTVGLTGKEDSYPHELSGGEAQRVAIARAYVNHPQILLADEPTGNLDPTTSLGIMEVLDAINRTGTTVVMATHNEEIVNSMRKRVVELHTGKIVRDEQQGSYDSALYFPDAEVESKSHQALNGGDVDVKYRAPRGLDVSDASEGTVDVEGATRAETAANAVDAVAAAIHDGNGDAGIARLANSVHSGRTGRYGEAFASVETTLTWGKGLKLEELAEPEQADSSARSQSESNADTTIVSSETSVESGNADENEQPAEPTVPTPPAPPMPPAPPAPPAPPAVPAVTDDGAANCAEQSAEQHETSENKEND, from the coding sequence ATGGCGCTGATTTCGCTTGAACATGTGAGCAAGGTGTATCCGAAAGGCACTAGGCCTGCGTTGGATGACATCAATCTCGACATCAATCGAGGGGATTTCGTGTTCCTCGTGGGCGCATCAGGTTCCGGCAAAACCACATTGCTGAGCCTGTTGCTGCGTGAAGAGGAGGCCACGGACGGCGAGATCCGCGTCGCAGGCAACGATTTGCGACGCCTGTCCGCACGGCAGGTGCCGCATTATCGTCGTTCCATCGGCTTCATCTTTCAGGATTACAAGCTGTTGAACAACAAAACGGTGTGGGAGAATGTGGCGTTCGCACTTGAAGTGATCGGCACAAGCCGTTCCACCATCAAATCGTTGGTGCCGAAAGTTCTGCAGACGGTTGGGCTTACCGGTAAGGAGGACAGCTATCCGCATGAGCTTTCCGGCGGTGAGGCGCAGCGTGTGGCCATCGCGCGAGCGTATGTGAACCATCCACAGATTCTGCTGGCCGACGAGCCTACCGGAAACCTTGATCCGACCACATCGTTGGGCATTATGGAAGTGTTGGACGCCATCAACCGCACCGGCACCACCGTCGTCATGGCCACGCATAATGAGGAAATCGTCAACTCCATGCGCAAGCGCGTGGTCGAACTGCATACCGGCAAAATCGTGCGTGATGAGCAGCAGGGATCCTACGATTCCGCACTGTACTTCCCGGATGCCGAAGTGGAATCCAAATCGCATCAGGCGCTGAATGGTGGCGATGTCGACGTGAAATACCGCGCGCCAAGAGGTTTGGACGTGTCCGATGCTTCCGAAGGAACGGTGGATGTGGAAGGTGCGACGCGAGCCGAAACCGCGGCGAATGCGGTTGATGCCGTGGCTGCGGCCATCCACGATGGCAATGGAGATGCGGGCATTGCGCGACTTGCCAATTCCGTGCATTCCGGTCGCACCGGCCGTTACGGAGAGGCGTTCGCCTCGGTGGAGACCACGTTGACCTGGGGCAAGGGCCTGAAGCTCGAGGAGCTTGCAGAGCCGGAACAAGCTGATTCGTCTGCACGTTCCCAGAGCGAATCCAATGCCGATACCACTATCGTTTCGTCTGAAACGAGCGTCGAATCAGGCAACGCGGATGAAAACGAACAGCCGGCTGAGCCAACGGTTCCTACGCCTCCGGCACCGCCGATGCCTCCCGCGCCGCCAGCGCCTCCGGCACCTCCTGCCGTTCCTGCAGTGACCGACGATGGAGCGGCGAACTGCGCAGAACAATCCGCCGAACAGCATGAAACGTCCGAAAACAAGGAGAACGACTGA
- the ftsX gene encoding permease-like cell division protein FtsX yields MRLRFILSETWSSLKRNVPMLLSVMLVTFISFLFIGASVLTQAQITKAKGDWYSKVEVVVWMCPDGTSQSVNCTAGTAATQAQINDLQQTIRNELADDVSQITFVSKEDFYNDTFLKQYPNGEYQGRTLTADDMQDSLWLKLKNPEKYQVVSEVLSGKEGVDTVSDQRQIFEPVFAVLNRATIATAALAAVMVVVAIMLTGTTIRMSAASRKTETEIMRLVGASNWTIRLPFILEGAIASLVGSLLSCATLSVLVKVFVTDWLATSVKWIPYVNQMTVLWISPILVLGAVLLSVIASTVSLHRYLKA; encoded by the coding sequence ATGCGTTTGCGTTTCATTCTTTCCGAAACCTGGAGCAGCCTCAAGCGCAACGTGCCCATGCTGCTTTCGGTGATGCTCGTTACCTTCATCTCATTCCTTTTCATCGGAGCGTCGGTGCTTACCCAGGCACAGATCACCAAAGCCAAAGGCGATTGGTATTCCAAGGTCGAAGTGGTGGTGTGGATGTGCCCCGACGGCACCAGCCAATCCGTGAACTGCACCGCAGGAACCGCCGCGACACAGGCACAGATAAATGACTTGCAGCAAACCATCCGCAACGAGCTTGCCGATGATGTTTCGCAGATCACCTTCGTCAGCAAGGAAGATTTCTATAACGACACCTTCCTTAAGCAATATCCGAACGGCGAATATCAGGGGCGTACGCTCACTGCCGATGACATGCAGGATTCATTGTGGCTCAAACTCAAGAATCCTGAAAAATACCAGGTGGTTTCCGAAGTGCTTTCCGGCAAGGAAGGTGTCGATACCGTCAGTGACCAACGGCAGATTTTCGAGCCGGTTTTCGCAGTACTGAACCGCGCCACCATTGCGACCGCCGCATTGGCCGCGGTGATGGTGGTTGTTGCCATTATGCTGACCGGTACCACGATTCGTATGTCTGCGGCGTCTCGCAAAACCGAAACGGAAATCATGCGTTTGGTGGGTGCTTCGAACTGGACGATTCGATTGCCGTTCATTCTGGAAGGTGCGATCGCGTCGTTGGTGGGTTCGCTGCTGTCTTGCGCCACGCTTTCGGTATTGGTCAAGGTGTTCGTCACTGATTGGCTTGCGACTTCCGTAAAATGGATTCCGTATGTGAATCAGATGACAGTGCTTTGGATTTCGCCGATTCTGGTTCTTGGAGCGGTATTGCTGTCCGTGATTGCATCCACGGTATCGCTGCATAGATATCTGAAGGCCTGA
- a CDS encoding CHAP domain-containing protein gives MISKKALKPAAAVFATGAMCATMAIAPFSPAVPQAHANTYSNLVNAQNRKSDSAQREAQLRSQLSGVKSDLANKIVELDELTNTKIPAAQAEVDEANAAAASAQSEAEAAASRLEAAKKDKENLEEQIEQTGKDYDDAHAAVAQMAREDLHGSDASTVMSVVTGSTSTQEFINSMQSRDALSRTEANAASDAANTLNTSMNRSERLAAIEKQIANLKTTADAKAASAQQAAASAQTQRDSLDQLRAEGETRRAELESQQSQLNSSVAKQAAQTVILQSQVDSFNRQYAAEQAAAANQNNGGNQGQTQPGNNNTNNGGNNVTPTPTPAPTPTPAPAPSINNNSGQGTSNGDYGNAYVAGQCTWWAYERRRQMGIGTPSYLGNGGQWYLTASSYGLRVDHNPQVGAALSFLPGQAGADGFYGHVAVVEAVNGSTITISEMNASGGPYNVSYRTLYNASQFWYVH, from the coding sequence ATGATAAGCAAAAAAGCTCTCAAGCCGGCCGCTGCGGTGTTTGCAACGGGGGCTATGTGCGCCACGATGGCGATCGCCCCGTTCTCGCCTGCTGTTCCGCAGGCGCATGCTAATACGTATAGCAATCTGGTGAACGCGCAGAATCGGAAGTCCGACAGCGCACAGCGTGAAGCGCAGTTGCGTTCGCAGCTTTCTGGTGTGAAGTCCGATCTGGCAAACAAGATCGTTGAACTGGACGAATTGACGAATACGAAGATTCCGGCGGCCCAGGCTGAGGTCGATGAGGCCAATGCCGCTGCCGCTTCGGCGCAAAGCGAGGCAGAGGCTGCCGCTTCCCGTTTGGAGGCCGCGAAGAAAGATAAGGAAAACCTCGAAGAGCAGATTGAGCAGACGGGCAAGGACTACGACGACGCGCATGCGGCCGTGGCGCAGATGGCTCGTGAAGACCTGCATGGTTCCGATGCATCCACTGTGATGAGCGTGGTGACAGGTTCCACGAGTACGCAGGAGTTTATTAATTCCATGCAGTCTCGTGATGCGTTGAGCCGTACCGAAGCCAATGCGGCCAGCGATGCGGCGAATACGTTAAACACGTCAATGAACCGCAGCGAGCGTCTTGCCGCCATCGAAAAGCAGATCGCCAATCTGAAAACCACAGCGGACGCGAAAGCCGCTTCCGCACAGCAAGCTGCCGCTTCCGCACAGACCCAGCGCGACTCGCTTGACCAGTTGCGTGCAGAAGGCGAAACCCGCCGTGCCGAATTGGAAAGCCAGCAGTCGCAGCTGAACAGCAGCGTGGCCAAGCAAGCGGCGCAAACGGTTATATTGCAGTCACAGGTCGATTCCTTCAATCGCCAGTATGCAGCCGAGCAGGCCGCCGCAGCCAATCAAAACAATGGTGGCAATCAAGGGCAGACTCAGCCAGGCAACAACAATACCAATAATGGCGGCAACAATGTGACGCCTACGCCTACGCCTGCTCCTACGCCTACGCCTGCTCCCGCGCCGAGCATCAATAACAATTCCGGTCAGGGAACCTCCAATGGCGATTACGGCAATGCCTACGTGGCCGGCCAGTGCACGTGGTGGGCGTACGAACGTCGTAGACAGATGGGCATCGGAACCCCCTCGTACTTGGGTAACGGTGGTCAGTGGTATCTAACCGCTTCCTCGTACGGTCTGCGAGTGGACCATAATCCGCAGGTGGGCGCGGCTCTCTCCTTCCTTCCCGGGCAGGCTGGAGCAGATGGTTTCTACGGTCATGTGGCCGTTGTGGAAGCGGTGAACGGAAGCACTATCACCATTTCCGAGATGAACGCGTCCGGCGGTCCCTACAACGTGTCGTATCGCACGCTATACAACGCGTCCCAGTTCTGGTATGTGCACTGA